gtttttaaccctttatttaccagggaggggcgatgggaggcagagggatacaagtttgtattcctggcactacagtatctctTTAAATACTAAACTAGTGAATAAGGCAGACAGCATTCAACATCAAGAATTAAATTGTTTATAAAACAAAGTTTATTCACAATAACATTTTTACATTGAATCAAAAGACAATTGCATcgctttgtttttttcttccatttattatttatttatttaagtttaGAAAACTGTGCTTGCACAAATTGTGGGTGCAATACCCAGGCACAAAGGAAACAAATTTATCACAGTTGTCAGAATGGTGGAACATATTCAATGTTTATGGAACATAAAAATATAGCAAAACGCTTTTCCATTGCTTTAGGTTTTTCCCTCCTCTTCTTTTTGGAGGTAGACTCTCCCAACATTACACACGAATCACCTATACGTCAACATTTATTAATGCCTTCTCTGTAATAATAAACCATAGCTAAATAAGAAAATGCAGCATTTATTCATAAAACAAAACCCTGTGTAACAATTTCACATTTCATAAACTAAAAAAggcgatttttattttttttctcaaactttggaaaaaacaatagtgcaatgtACAGTCTGAAACTTTATATTGAAGACTCTTGGTCTTGTGGCGAACTGTATGTTAAGGCACTTGGTGTGTAATTCTTCAATATTTCAGAAGGAATTGCTTTCAAgctgaaaaagagaaaaatggtTAGGATTTACAGTGTATACACAAAAcattctatataaaaataaaaaaagcataaatatatacataaaaatacacaaaatagtcAACTGTAATAAAAggttacaaaactttattttattaatctcaTGGTGTTTCTTTCACTGTTctcagcatgagaaaaaaaatcttGGTAAATTAAGCTAATTTGAATaataaataatgcatttttatgtaATCAGAATAAAATGGAGATATTGATTTGCAGGAATGAATAATGTTTTAAACTATGGGAGAAAAACGTAATGAGAAAAAGAATCCATGTTTAAGTGGTTTGCACTTCGAAACAAGGTTTAAGACAAAAACAGCAAACCAGAACCAATTACATTAGGTTTTGTGGTATAAGGCCGATTTAAGTTTCTAGGTGCAATAATATGTGGAAGAACAGCCAGTGAGGAGTAGGTAGAAAACGAAAATGGAGGAAATGTTTACAATCTTATTGAGGCATCAGCTCTGAGGTTTAAGTGGGGCAAATAGGGGCATATAATGTACAAGAAACATAGATGTGGGTTGGATGTAAACATCTCTCTTCAAACCATTACcccaaactaggtgccctgtacagaaacaaacaaatgtgtgggatatgcataaggctgtcctaactataagataaggccagggactaataaaagtattttaaaaattgggcagactagatgggccgaatggttcttatctgccatcacattctatgtttctaaatcctgcctaagccctacagtaaggaaacagatagtgcaacaaatgttaatgccggtcattgattatggggatgtagtgtatgcacctgcatcgcaaacccaccttaataaactcaataccagGGCTTATATAATTCATTCTGACGCTTTGTGCTACATTGTAATTACTtaacccaccactgtgacatgttaaaagagctaagctggctattgctggaatcccgacgcactcttcatctttccagccttgtgcatacgAGCtattctgggaagctcccaccctacccaAGTAGAATGCCCCCCTTgcttgaaacaaaatagacagcaAACTTAATGTCTGTTATCAGCTAAGGTGATGTTGACTGTCCCAGAGTCACAAATCTACCTGTAAAATCTATTTTCTGTATATTGCATTACAGAGTTTTGTTCTCCTGACAATTAAGATTGTGATATGGGGAAGGGAGGAATGGAGGGGGCGGCGATATATGGATTCAGGCATTTCTCCCCCTCATCAAATTCTTGAAAGCTGTATTGGTTATAATTATAGTTAAACACAAAACCTCCCTAACTCATTCAATTCCTTTTTGTTCATATGTCTGCATCTTCAGCTGACTAATTCAAAGCTGAACATAAAAAAGGAAGATGCGCACTGACACAATGATAAATGCCTCGACACTTTAACTGtttataaaagaaaatatgaaagaaaaaaagaaaaatattttataaatgaagaGGGAATGGCAgttatatctatatgtatataacCTTTAAACAACTTTGAATATGCTGTAGCTTTTCAAATATTTGCAGAGCCCATTTCCTGACCTAGGATTAAAAAAGAATATTTACTTTTGAAATCTTGTATTAGTAAAATTTAGAATACCTCAAAAAGGCAAGGCTTTCCCTATTTAAGGGGTTTCTACATGTTAAAGATTTTGCAATGCAAGCACTTATGTACTAATGTTTACCAAACAAGAAAATAGCAATAAACCAAGAAATTGATACGATTTAAACAGGctaatataaaaatacccctttattAGCTTTTACTCTTTATATGTATGAGGACATACTGAATATAAAAAATACTCCCCAACAGTTGCAAGGGTATCAATTGCAGATCCGTAAAATGGGTTTAGACTTAAGCTCATTGAGTTCTTCGGCAGCCTGGGTACCATAGAAATGTATTATAAATCTGCTTTAGGAGCAAAATTTCACATGTAATGTACAAGGACCTATCTCCTAAACACAAATGATTTATAAATATGCAAGACCTTTGTGATTGTTCAATGTTGTGATATACGAATTGGGGTCAATGAATACATTCCATCCCTGACCGAATGCCCCCTAGATGAAGGAAATCCAACTGGTTTAAGAGGtcctaaaagaaaaaaagataattacaGTTGAAATTAATGAATTTGGAATAgtgtttaaaaagagaaaaaaaaaaaaaaaaatctcaatataaatatataaatacattggcAAAAGCAGAAGGACATGGTGCAAAATATTATACAAAGTGTAAAATGATcagaaagtgttaaaatatattttggaatGTTATAATATATGGTTTAAATCTTTTAAATCTTACAATTGCATCagtaatacaaaaacaaaataagagCAATGAAGCAGAAACTGCCCAGCCATGGACCCTATATTTAAACCAATAACTATGAAAATATCAAGGTAAATAAAAGGAACAACATAGGAGAATTATTGGCCCACCCAGTGTGTCGACTGATTGACTGGGCCTTTGTTTTCTTAGGGTATGTAATGTTCCATGAAGGTTAAATCGGATACCCTTTATCATTTCAAGCGGCTACTAAATGTGCACATTTGGAGGAGAGGATGTTGTGCTTCAATCatgtatgtaccgtatatactcgagtataagccgagtttttcagcaaattttttgtgctgaaaaaacccaactcggcttatactcgagtcaatagtctgtattatggcaatttgcattgccataatacagactggggctatgggggctgcagagagcgttacttacctgtcctgcagctcctgtcagctctctcctcctccgcgccgtccgttcagcacctcggtcagctcccagtgtaaatctcacgagagccgcggctctcgcgagacttacagtgggagctgacagaagagctgaccggacggcgcggaggaggagagagctgacaggagcagcaggacaggtaagttacagctctgacagcccccctctcccccccactgaactaccaatgccactggaccaccagggagtaagagcccccctccctggccagctaggaagcagggaggggggacgaaaaaaataataaaaaaaataataatattaaaaaataaaataattaataaaataattaataatataacaatcaaaatgcccaccaacacatacacaaacacacacactgcatcacacacactcacacttcattcatatacacacactgcactcacacactgcattcatacgcgcacactgcactcctacgcacacactgcactcctacgcacacactgcactcctacgcacacactgcattcattatatacacacactgtaaataaatattcaattaatatacacacacaatgcactcatacacacacactgcattcagacacacacactgcattcattatatacacacactgtaaataaatattcaattaatatacacacacacacaatgcactcatacacacacactgcattcagacacacacactgcattcattatatacacacactgtaaataaatattcaattaatataatttttttaggatctaattttatttagaaatttaccagtagctgctgcatttcccaccctagtcttatactcgagtcaataagttttcccagttttttggggtaaaattagggtccttggcttatattcgggtcggcttatactcgagtatatacggtaactattaTAAGCATGGAACATGACAGCATGAAAATAACTAGAAGATAGATTACTACTTCACTCTTGTTTGTAAAagatatttagcatacattccCTTACAATCAAAGGGGAAATGACAGCGAGGGACATAACAAATATTCCTAAACCCGTCTTAAAGGGATATTAAGCACCCAAAAAACTTTCACCGTAATGAAGTAGCTTTGGTGTATTGGTgtctagatcatgcccctgcagtctcactactcaattctctgccatttaggagttaaatcacttttgtttgtttgtgcagcccttgtcacacttccctgcatgtgacctacacaaccttcctacacacttcctgtcaagtgagatctaatgtttacacttcctttattgccagtttgtttaaaggaacactccaggcacccagaccacttctgcccattggagtggtctgggtgccaactcccactacccttaaccctgcaagtgtaattattgcagttttcatatttaccttgcagggttaactcctcctctagtggctgtcttgtagacagccactagagggtacttccgtgtttatagcacacgaaaagtgtgctatagcgtcgctggctgtcctcacactatgtgaggacctccagcgtcatttaaatccccataggaaagcatttttgatgctttcctatggggaggtctaatgcgcgtgcgcggcaatgctcattaggtctccctgctcatggccgcgcatgctcaataggtctcccccgccgaggAGCGcgggcggaccctgacccagcaccgagggacatcggcgctggatataggtaagtcactgaaggggttgggagggagaggggacctgcagtgccaggaaaacggttcaTTTTCCtggccctggagtgtccctttaatttagaattcatCTCCTGCACTAGTAAACAGCCTCCTGTgtgttattaaaattaaattagcagAGCAGCAAATAAAAATGTCTAAGGTAAGTtaacagtcacagccaggggttgTTTGggtagggctgcattaacagaaacaaaagtgatttaactcctaaatggcagaaaattgagcaagaagacttcagaagcatgatctacacaaaaactgcttatagCGCCACTGTCACGCGAAACTTGCCTTTCTATTGTTCCCTCTTCTTttactctctcagaatctgttttcTTTATTTATGATCTAATTTTCTTTGAAAGACAAAGTAtgaactactttgtcttgtgcATTTTTCCTATGTCTGACATTTTCTGACAAGAGGGAGCTTAATTCAGTTCCATTTCCGGTGTTGTGTTTTcaagaaaaatagataaaaaaaaaaaaaatacattctaagAGAAAGAAAAGATGAAATAAtagaagaaaggtaagtttggcgtggccagtgccactttaaccccttaaggaccaaacttctggaataaaagggaatcatgacgtgtcagacatgtcatgtgtccttaaggggttaagctactgTTGTTTTAGTAACTTAATACGGGTTTAATATTAATTGGTTCAAGATACAGTATCCCAGTGAAATCACtgcacaaaggaaatcattgcaaACCTGTATTTTCTCTTTCTAGACTGCTACTTCCTTGGTTGCTCAGTTTCAAaactttctaatttatttttcattacctACActattacaatattataaataagTAAAGACAATCAATAAACTAGCAATAGATATACAATAGAAACAAATGGACACActttaaattattatatttagtGTGATTTTATTTAAGATGGGATTCATCCAAATATAGAGTCACAATTACATGGACTCTTAGCAACACATTTTGTTGTTTAGTAAGCACGTTTAGTGGACTTAACAAAATTGAGCAACCACTGGCTTAAAAGAGGACCTGGCATTGCAAACCTAGCGCAGTTGTGTCACTAATTTTCAACCTTTTAGGCTACGACTGGAAATCATCAATGCATTTAGAAATTAGCATATTAGACATACCAAAGGATAACATCAAACTCCCTCCTCCAAATCTGTAATCAATTCTGaggcattttattttgtttttcattttcatcTAAGAATTTTCATAGCAATAACATTATGAACAAAAAGTAAATCTTAAAGCACATTTGTGATCCAGAGAGAGCGAGCTACCCATAGCACACCATTAACCTTGTATCTCAGTGTCTGCTATATTTGAAGAGGAAAAATAATGTCTTCTAAATTAAAAAGTAAGCAATAAATCCTTACCCAACTTTAACTTAGAATACTCACTGTCCCCCTTACCAGTGGATGAAAGTTGGTTAGATTTCTTGAGGCTTATTTTTCTGCATATAGATGGTCTTCCCAGTCTTTTCCCACCGTTTCTTCTTTCTAATATCCATTCAAATGAAGGATTAGATTTGGTAAAGACTGCTCTTGTGGATTTTCTTAAGCCCATTCTTTTTCCAGGTTTCTCATTAAGAGAGTTTTTTGATTTAAGTGTAGTGCTTAAGCTTTTGGTCACAGACCTGCTCCCCTGATCAATACATTCGGTGCTAAAATCAACAGGGAAATTAGGACTGGATcttaaagtgcatttttttagtTCAGTAGCATTGCTCACACCTAGGGCTTTCAATGAGGAAATATTTTCCTTTGGACGTTTTGTTTCAACATCACTAAGTTTtgtaagaaagactttgcagcctttaaatttttttgcatttttgcttgCATAGGATTTAGTTTGCTTAGTCATTTGTTTCATATTCAACAATTCACTAGGAACACTAGTTGTTGAATTAGTACATTCCAAGTCACTGGATGATTCATCATCGTCATCACAAGGTAAAGCAGTTACAGGTGACTGAAAAGtttctttatcttttatttcaggaACTGTAACATCAACATCTTCCAATATCTCTCTAGTGCATACAAATTTTAAACATGTATCTTTAGACTTGCCATCCACAATCTGTAAACGGTTTAGATTCCACACTTGTTGGCATTTCAATTCattgtttgtatttatattttttactccGACGCTTTGTGGTTGAGCAAATTTAGAAATGCTTGGACTTTCTTTTGGCATGACCAGAGAAGTTTGCTGCATGCAATTCTTTACTCTTTTGCTAGAATTTACAGcaacatgtttttttcttcttttacctACCTTATTGTTTAGTTCTAAAGGGCTTCGAGCGTTAGCTTTTGGTAATATCGAGAGGGATTTAGTCTCTGTTGTTTGcataaacaaaacagaaatatcattattattatattttttttcaaacaacaTCTGAACGGGCGATCTTTTCTCCGGAGGACCACATAGTTGCAAGGTTGAGGAAGACTGTCTTTCATTGTCATTTCGCCATGCATTTATTATCTGTTCGTATTTTAGGTCTAAATCTTGTAGCAAAGACTCTTTGGAAGTAGACGAAGACCACCATTTAAGGACGGTGTTAGTTTGAAAAATGGAATCGACAGACGTGTCAAAGTTTCCATCAGTATTTGCAATAGTTTCTAAACATACTTTATTTCTTGATGAAATTTCAGATTGTTTGTCCGCAATTTTGCAATGTTTATTGCAAACTTTAAATGTCTTAAGCCTACGCTTTTCTGATTTCTGATGTAAGAGATCACTAAAAGCCAAGGCAGAAGAAGACACAGAAGAACGCAGGGAATACAATGATGACCCGCTAGACAATGCGGTTTGACTAAATAACTGAGAATTCCTTGGTGACGATCGTCTACCTCTCTTCTTATAAGGAGGTTTTCTTTGGCTCAGTATGTGTCTAGTTTCACTCCTGTTCCATCCAAGATCCTGTTTTGGATTAAATTGCCTCTTGTGAAGATGTAAAACAGTGTTCGGTATGGTCAAGATCCTTTCCTGAGGCGAACTACATTTAACTGTATTTTTCCGCAGTGACAGTCTCCTTGGATTTTGAAGAGTTTCAGAAGATCTTGAATGACAAAGTGCAGAACGACTTCTTGTAGTTCTTCCATTTTCAGAACTACACATATAGCCTTTTTTATCAGACTGTGGTAATAGATGTGTTTTGTTAGAAATTAGCTTTCCAACAGGGGATATATTAATTTTTGAAAAATCTGGTAAAGATTGTGTTTTATTATGAACCATTTCTCTATTTGGGGATGCATTAACTCTGGAGATACGCCTTTTCATAGTTGACGTCCCAAATTTAATAGACACTGTTATATCAGAGGTGTGTCGATCATTTCTGCTACGCAATGCAAAGTTCCTTTTAGGCTCTTCAAGCTTAATATTTTGTGTTCTTTTTATCTTTGTTGTTTTTTCCCCCAAAGGGCTTCTGATCTGCTTCAAAACTAAAGGAGCTATTCTTTTGGGCCTTCCTTGTGGTCTTTTTTGGAAACGAGTCTCTCTATCGGTTTTCCCTATACATTTGTATTGATTATAAACACCAGATTTTGTTCCTTTCAATGAGAGAAACTGGTCATTTTCTTCCAAACTCTTGTAAGACAGGTTACTATCAGCAGTGGATCTATCTTTGTCTTGTTTTTGATCATTAATGCAGCCAACTGCCTTTGGAGTAGGTGAGATAAAGACAGGGctcaaagtatattttactcccTCAGCACTATCTACATTGGAAAGAAACATGATCTTTACTGGACTACAAAGTCTATTAGGAGTAAGTGGTATACTTGTTTCCATTGACTCTGGTGTAGAGAGTGTACTTTGGGCACTTAGAACCAGAGGCACAGAGAtggtatttgttttatctttagttttattcacacttgaacatgtattttttttaagaaggTTTAGTGGCTTCATTGAGACTTCTCTCTCTGTACATGTCATATTTGTTTTATGGCTTTGTATTACAGAATTATTTTTAGTGCTTTTAGAATTGCatctttgttttagttttttctcACACATAGCAGGTGTGTTTAATTCTCCACCGGTTAAATACACTGAATCTTTAAGACGTTCAACAACAACATGTAGGTGTGTGTTCCTCAAACGAATATTTTTATCGTTATTTTGAAAACAATTCATGCTATCCTTAAACATCCCCAAGATGTGCTTGAATGTGCATTTGCAAAATACATGGCTAGAACTCAGGGCAAAACACTCTCCCTGTGACACATTAAAAGTTTGAGATTTTCTAGAATTACTTTGGCTACAATTTGAAGTGCAGTCTTGAACAACAGTTTTGGGGCCAGTGTGGATTCTTACACTCTTTTTCTCAAGTGGCTGCTTTTGGATAGGAGAAAGTCGTAAGTGGTTGGGTAAACCATCAACTTTTGAGCAGTTCACATGCATGGAATTCACTTTCAAGTTATGGTAGTGAGGTAGTTCTGTTAGATTGTTCTGAGGTTTATCAGCTATCTGTCCACTTTTACAGTTTTCTACAACTAAAACACCATTGGCTTGTTTTTTATTGGAGCTGACtttttggtttgtgttttttttggtattCTTTTCAAAAGCTATTTTGTTCTTAGAAAGGGTTTCCACTAGGGTACAAAGTTCTCTTTTGACCTGTAAATATTGCCGTCTGGTTAAGGAAAGGGCAGAGGAATTAAATTCTGATGCCTTCTCCTGCCGTCTGCGAAATCTTGTTTGGATCATGTTTGCTTTTGAATTTTTTACATATTGGTTTAGCACCTCTTTGAAACTGCAGCCATTTTTTGCGGTCTTTCTTATAATATGTTTTACTAAACTTCTAAACTGAGGTGTGTCACTCAAGTGTTTTTCAGTGGCACAAAGATTGCGTGGACGGGACTTTGTTGCCGCAACTTCCCTTTTAGTGGTATAACTAAAAAGATCTTGCAAAATAGAGTCCTTTCTTACTTCAAGTTTATCCTTATAGTTTTCATGGTTATTGGACTTTGATGAGATATCAATCATGTTTTTGCAGCCTTTACTTACTGCATGTTTAACAGAAGATTTATAGTGTTTAGCAGTTTCCCCTTGAGAATGTGCCCTATCATGTTTTACTGATCGTAATGAAGTACTTGAAAAATTAGTTTTCCGTCTTTTGCTAGGTAGGTGTGCGTCACTACATAATAGACAAGAAGACTTTTTTCTGGAGTGCCTTGTTTTATCGTTTTTAACGGGATCACTAGATTTAAGACACACAGCTCCATTTTTGTTTGCATCCAGTTTAACAGTTCCAAACACAATACTTGGACAGGTAAGACGTAAATCCTTGagacaaacagaaacagtgggtaTGTGCACGTTAGGAGCATGTCTTTTTAAACTGCCACGTCTGGTAAGTTTATGTGATGTAGCATCATGAAAAGTGACACGTGATTTCTCATTGTTCTTGCAGAGGCTCGTACAACATCTTTTTTCTTCAGTTAAGAATGTTAACAT
Above is a genomic segment from Pelobates fuscus isolate aPelFus1 chromosome 6, aPelFus1.pri, whole genome shotgun sequence containing:
- the LCORL gene encoding ligand-dependent nuclear receptor corepressor-like protein isoform X2: MAAQCRSPRCTAERKGFRRELDSWRHRLIHCVGFESILEGLYGPGLRRDLSLFDDCEPEELVDWCVDDKCSLCNLRKDIVTDCPISDSAQSTPTEELISQGQFNTENIECQAENYLNALFQKKDLPQNCDPNIPLVAQELLKKMIRQFAVEYVSKSRKILQGNHEPLSDTPITFNGIQVNQTEDLFLEEQDGPLDLTVTRIEENNFQDEGVLDLSLKSNCNGHEKNGKIKNSRNGVIKMPMIQKLDKPINLQKRNALAEVLDSLCLYHKQQIQLMLTFLTEEKRCCTSLCKNNEKSRVTFHDATSHKLTRRGSLKRHAPNVHIPTVSVCLKDLRLTCPSIVFGTVKLDANKNGAVCLKSSDPVKNDKTRHSRKKSSCLLCSDAHLPSKRRKTNFSSTSLRSVKHDRAHSQGETAKHYKSSVKHAVSKGCKNMIDISSKSNNHENYKDKLEVRKDSILQDLFSYTTKREVAATKSRPRNLCATEKHLSDTPQFRSLVKHIIRKTAKNGCSFKEVLNQYVKNSKANMIQTRFRRRQEKASEFNSSALSLTRRQYLQVKRELCTLVETLSKNKIAFEKNTKKNTNQKVSSNKKQANGVLVVENCKSGQIADKPQNNLTELPHYHNLKVNSMHVNCSKVDGLPNHLRLSPIQKQPLEKKSVRIHTGPKTVVQDCTSNCSQSNSRKSQTFNVSQGECFALSSSHVFCKCTFKHILGMFKDSMNCFQNNDKNIRLRNTHLHVVVERLKDSVYLTGGELNTPAMCEKKLKQRCNSKSTKNNSVIQSHKTNMTCTEREVSMKPLNLLKKNTCSSVNKTKDKTNTISVPLVLSAQSTLSTPESMETSIPLTPNRLCSPVKIMFLSNVDSAEGVKYTLSPVFISPTPKAVGCINDQKQDKDRSTADSNLSYKSLEENDQFLSLKGTKSGVYNQYKCIGKTDRETRFQKRPQGRPKRIAPLVLKQIRSPLGEKTTKIKRTQNIKLEEPKRNFALRSRNDRHTSDITVSIKFGTSTMKRRISRVNASPNREMVHNKTQSLPDFSKINISPVGKLISNKTHLLPQSDKKGYMCSSENGRTTRSRSALCHSRSSETLQNPRRLSLRKNTVKCSSPQERILTIPNTVLHLHKRQFNPKQDLGWNRSETRHILSQRKPPYKKRGRRSSPRNSQLFSQTALSSGSSLYSLRSSVSSSALAFSDLLHQKSEKRRLKTFKVCNKHCKIADKQSEISSRNKVCLETIANTDGNFDTSVDSIFQTNTVLKWWSSSTSKESLLQDLDLKYEQIINAWRNDNERQSSSTLQLCGPPEKRSPVQMLFEKKYNNNDISVLFMQTTETKSLSILPKANARSPLELNNKVGKRRKKHVAVNSSKRVKNCMQQTSLVMPKESPSISKFAQPQSVGVKNINTNNELKCQQVWNLNRLQIVDGKSKDTCLKFVCTREILEDVDVTVPEIKDKETFQSPVTALPCDDDDESSSDLECTNSTTSVPSELLNMKQMTKQTKSYASKNAKKFKGCKVFLTKLSDVETKRPKENISSLKALGVSNATELKKCTLRSSPNFPVDFSTECIDQGSRSVTKSLSTTLKSKNSLNEKPGKRMGLRKSTRAVFTKSNPSFEWILERRNGGKRLGRPSICRKISLKKSNQLSSTGPLKPVGFPSSRGHSVRDGMYSLTPIRISQH
- the LCORL gene encoding ligand-dependent nuclear receptor corepressor-like protein isoform X1: MAAQCRSPRCTAERKGFRRELDSWRHRLIHCVGFESILEGLYGPGLRRDLSLFDDCEPEELVDWCVDDKCSLCNLRKDIVTDCPISDSAQSTPTEELISQGQFNTENIECQAENYLNALFQKKDLPQNCDPNIPLVAQELLKKMIRQFAVEYVSKSRKILQGNHEPLSDTPITFNGIQVNQTEDLFLEEQDGPLDLTVTRIEENNFQDEGVLDLSLKSNCNGHEKNGKIKNSRNGVIKMPMIQKLDKPINLQKRNALAEVLDSLCLYHKQQIQLMLTFLTEEKRCCTSLCKNNEKSRVTFHDATSHKLTRRGSLKRHAPNVHIPTVSVCLKDLRLTCPSIVFGTVKLDANKNGAVCLKSSDPVKNDKTRHSRKKSSCLLCSDAHLPSKRRKTNFSSTSLRSVKHDRAHSQGETAKHYKSSVKHAVSKGCKNMIDISSKSNNHENYKDKLEVRKDSILQDLFSYTTKREVAATKSRPRNLCATEKHLSDTPQFRSLVKHIIRKTAKNGCSFKEVLNQYVKNSKANMIQTRFRRRQEKASEFNSSALSLTRRQYLQVKRELCTLVETLSKNKIAFEKNTKKNTNQKVSSNKKQANGVLVVENCKSGQIADKPQNNLTELPHYHNLKVNSMHVNCSKVDGLPNHLRLSPIQKQPLEKKSVRIHTGPKTVVQDCTSNCSQSNSRKSQTFNVSQGECFALSSSHVFCKCTFKHILGMFKDSMNCFQNNDKNIRLRNTHLHVVVERLKDSVYLTGGELNTPAMCEKKLKQRCNSKSTKNNSVIQSHKTNMTCTEREVSMKPLNLLKKNTCSSVNKTKDKTNTISVPLVLSAQSTLSTPESMETSIPLTPNRLCSPVKIMFLSNVDSAEGVKYTLSPVFISPTPKAVGCINDQKQDKDRSTADSNLSYKSLEENDQFLSLKGTKSGVYNQYKCIGKTDRETRFQKRPQGRPKRIAPLVLKQIRSPLGEKTTKIKRTQNIKLEEPKRNFALRSRNDRHTSDITVSIKFGTSTMKRRISRVNASPNREMVHNKTQSLPDFSKINISPVGKLISNKTHLLPQSDKKGYMCSSENGRTTRSRSALCHSRSSETLQNPRRLSLRKNTVKCSSPQERILTIPNTVLHLHKRQFNPKQDLGWNRSETRHILSQRKPPYKKRGRRSSPRNSQLFSQTALSSGSSLYSLRSSVSSSALAFSDLLHQKSEKRRLKTFKVCNKHCKIADKQSEISSRNKVCLETIANTDGNFDTSVDSIFQTNTVLKWWSSSTSKESLLQDLDLKYEQIINAWRNDNERQSSSTLQLCGPPEKRSPVQMLFEKKYNNNDISVLFMQTTETKSLSILPKANARSPLELNNKVGKRRKKHVAVNSSKRVKNCMQQTSLVMPKESPSISKFAQPQSVGVKNINTNNELKCQQVWNLNRLQIVDGKSKDTCLKFVCTREILEDVDVTVPEIKDKETFQSPVTALPCDDDDESSSDLECTNSTTSVPSELLNMKQMTKQTKSYASKNAKKFKGCKVFLTKLSDVETKRPKENISSLKALGVSNATELKKCTLRSSPNFPVDFSTECIDQGSRSVTKSLSTTLKSKNSLNEKPGKRMGLRKSTRAVFTKSNPSFEWILERRNGGKRLGRPSICRKISLKKSNQLSSTGKGDSEYSKLKLGPLKPVGFPSSRGHSVRDGMYSLTPIRISQH